GCGGTCGAAGAGGCCACCTTGCAGCCGATGTCGCGCTTGAATCGCTTGCTCGAAACGGCGCAAGACTACCTGGCCCGCAGCGAGCCGCCCGACAGCCCGGCGCTCGAAGGGCTGCTGCGCGAGATCGACGCCAACTTCAATAGCGAGACCATGCCGGAACCCTTGCAGCAGGTACGCGGGCAACTGTCCCGAATGCTGACGCCATGAGTGCCGACCACTACGCCTGGACCTGGCGCCCAAGGCAGGTGCCGGCCGACCCTCAAGCCGCCGTTGCCTGGGGCGACGCCGCGCGCCGCTTGCATGCGCGCTTGCTGCTGCTCGCCGATGAACAGGCGGCGCGCTTGCACGCCACCGCCAATGGCGATGTATTGGTGGTCACCGGAGCATCGGTGGATTTGCCGTGGGTCGACGGCGTGGCCTACGCCGCAGTGCACCCCGACGCGCCGGGGCTGTGGCTGCCCACCAGTTGGGAGCCGACAGCGCCGGTGGACGTGCTCGGCCAAACGCTGTCGGCACGTTTCAAGCGCTCGCCCTTGCTGTTATGGCGCGAACCGCAAGCCGTCGTGCCGTTGGATCGCCTGTTGCCGGTGACGGTTGAACACCTTCAGCGCATCGCGACGCAGTGGGGAGCCCGCCATGCAACTGCCTGAAGCCCTGCAACCCTGGCGCCAATGGCTGGAGTGGTTTGCGCCGCAGCATCTGCCGCTCTTCGCCGATTTGCTGGGGCGCCTCAACCCGGTACTCGGGCCACTGCGCGGTCGGCAGCAAGGCGGGGTGCCGGAGCCGGATGGCGTGGGTGATCTGCAACGCCGTGGGCCTTACGAGCGCCTGCTTTCCAGCGAATGGCTGCTGGCCGATGAAGTGCCGGATGAGTTTATGCGCCGGGCTGTCGGCGGCGAGCATATGTTCCTGGCGCCGCAATACCGCGCCCGTGAAGCCAACCGCCTGATTGTCGTGCTGTTCGACGCCGGCCCGTTGCAGTGGGGCGCCGCGCGGCTGGTGCATATCGCCTTGCTGATGCTGCTGGCCCGGCGTGCCGAGGAGGCGGGCGCACAGTTGCGTTGGGGCATCCTGCAAGGCGCGCCGGTGCTGCATGCATTCGATAGCGCGGGGCAGCTCAAACGGCTGCTCAAGGCGCGCACCTACGAAAGTGTCGCCCCGGCGCACTGGCACGCCTGGCAGGAATGGCTGGCTGTGCAGGGCGAAACGTTGGGTGAGTGCTGGACCGTCGGACAGCGCTTGCCCAAGGACACCACCAAGACCTCTACGCACCGGGTGCAGGTGCAG
The sequence above is a segment of the Pseudomonas sp. R76 genome. Coding sequences within it:
- a CDS encoding bpX5 domain-containing protein — encoded protein: MSADHYAWTWRPRQVPADPQAAVAWGDAARRLHARLLLLADEQAARLHATANGDVLVVTGASVDLPWVDGVAYAAVHPDAPGLWLPTSWEPTAPVDVLGQTLSARFKRSPLLLWREPQAVVPLDRLLPVTVEHLQRIATQWGARHATA